The Couchioplanes caeruleus nucleotide sequence CTTCTCCACGTTCGGGCCCCGGGCCTCGTACGAGGAGGTCGACTGCGACATCAAGCACCGTACGGAGACCGTCTACGTCGGCACGTATCCGAGTCCGGCGTCCGCGGCGCCCACCCCGCCCGCCGACGACTCGGCCGGGGCGCGGGCCGCGTACGCCGTCTGCGACCAGAAGACGAGCGCGTACGTGGGCGGCCCGTGGCGGGTGGCCCGGCTGTGGGTGGGGGTGACCCAGCCGACCCGGGCGGCGTGGGCCGGCGGCGCCCGGTGGTTCCGGTGCGAGGTGGTCGAGAGCAGCTCGGTCGAGGACGACGGCGGCCTGGTGCAGCGCCTCGGCAGCCTCCGGAACGCCCTGAAGGAGCGCGGCTCGTCGTTGCTGCTGACCTGCTACGCGGTGCAGCTGGACGCCCAGGGCAAGATCGACACGATGCCCGCCGCGCCCTGCACGTCACGGCACAACGCCGAGTTCGTGGGGGTGTGGAACGCCGGCAAGCGGGCGTACCCGAAGACCGACGAGCAGTGGAACGACTTCCACGACGGCTGCCGCCGGCTGATCGCCTCGTACGTGGGCGTACCCGACGACGCGGACCTGCAGTACCGCGCCGGAGTGATCTCGCTGCCGGCCGGCGACGACGTCTGGGCACTGGGCGAGCGGGGCGTGCGCTGCTACCTGTGGGTGGACACCGCGACGCTCACCTCGTCGCTGCGGGGCAAGGGCAAGAAAGCCCTCCCTGTCCAGTACCAGTAACGTCTGGCACTTCTTGCCTCCCCGGCCGTGATTTCGTCGTACCCGCGAGGTTGACTGAGCCCATGTCGCATCTCGCCGATCTGCCGGCGCTTCCCCGCCGCCTGGCCGCCCCCGAGCCCGGCTGGACCGAGTCGACCGACGTGCTGGTGGTCGGTTCCGGTGTGGCGGGCCTGACCGCCGCGCTGCACCTGCGGGAGCAGGGCCTGCACGTCACCGTCGTCACCAAGGTCAACATCGACGACGGGTCGACCCGCTGGGCCCAGGGCGGCATCGCGGCCGTGCTCGACCCGCTGGACAGTCCCGAGGCGCACGCCTTCGACACCGAGATCGCCGGCGTCGGGCTCTGCGACCCGGCCGCCGTGCGGGTGCTGGTCGAGGAGGGCCCGGCGCGGATCCGGGAGCTCATGCGCATCGGCGCCGAGTTCGACCGCAACGACGACGGGTCGCTCATGCTGACCCGCGAGGGCGGGCACCGCGCCGACCGGATCGTGCACGCGGGCGGCGACGCGACGGGCGCGGAGGTCCAGCGCGCGCTGCACGCGGCGGTCCGCCGGGACCCCTGGATCCGCCTCGTGGAGCACGCGCTGGTGCTCGACCTGCTGCGCACGCCCGACGGCCGGGCCTGCGGCCTCACCCTGCACGTCCTCGGCGAGGGCAGCGAGGACGGCGTCGGCGCGATCCTGGCCCGCGCGGTCGTGCTCGCCACCGGGGGGATGGGCCAGGTCTTCGCGTCCACCACCAACCCGGCCGTCTCCACCGGCGACGGCGTCGCGCTCGCGCTGCGCGCCGGCGCCACCGTCACCGACGTGGAGTTCGTCCAGTTCCACCCCACCTCGTTCGTCACCGCCAGCGTGACCTCGGTGCAGCGGCCACTGATCTCCGAGGCGCTGCGCGGCGAGGGGGCCCACCTGGTCGACGAGTCCGGCAAGCGGTTCATGGTCGGGCAGCACGAACTGGCCGAGCTGGCCCCGCGCGACGTCGTCGCCAAGGGCATCCACCGGGTGCTGCGGGCCACCGGCGCCGACCACGTCTACCTGGACGCGCGGCACCTCGGCCGCGAGTTCCTCGAGAAGCGGTTCCCGACGATCGTCGCGTCGACGCGCGGCGCGGGCGTCGACCCGGCCACCGACCTGATCCCGGTCGCGCCCGCCGCCCACTATGCCTCCGGCGGGGTCCGCACCGACCTGCGTGGCCGCACCTCGATCCGAGGCCTGTACGCGTGCGGCGAGGTCGCCTGCACGGGCGTCCACGGCGCCAACCGGCTGGCCAGCAACTCGCTGCTGGAAGGCCTGGTCTTCGCCCGCCGCATCGCCGACGACATCGCCCGCGACCTGCCCCCGCAGGCCGACCCGGCACCCGCGACGGGCGAGGCGGGCTGGGTGACGGTCCCGGAGATCCGCGGCGAGCTGCAGCGCTCGATGACCCGCGGCGCCGGCGTGCTGCGCTCGGCCGACTCGCTCACGGCCACGGCCAAGGAGCTGTCCCGCCTCGGCCAGCAGCACGGCCGGCCGCACAACGCCGCGTGGGAGGCCACCAACCTGCTCACGGTGGCGACGGCGCTGGTGGCTTCGGCGTACGAGCGCCGCGAGACCCGGGGCTGCCACTGGCGCGAGGACTACCCCAACGCCGCGGACGAGTGGCGCGGGCACCTGCTGGACTCGATCGACGCCAAGGGCACGCTGACCCAGACCTTCGAGGAGATGGCATGACCAACCGCACCGCACCACCTGCGAGGAGGGCCGGCGGCGGCTTCCGGCAGCCGGCAGCCCGCGCGCGGCTTCTCACATCTGTGGCGTGGCCGGCCGCGGGTTCTGCCGGCGGCTTCGACGAGGCAGTACGCGGCGGGATGGCGACGGGAGAGCGGCGATGATCGAGGGCTTGGATCTGGCGGAGGTCGAGCGGGTCGTCTACACGGCGCTGGCCGAGGACCTCGGTGACCCACCCCGGGACGTGACGAGCGAGGCGACCATCCCGGCCGCGCAGGTCGACACCGCCGAACTGGTCGCCCGGGCGCCGGGCGTGGTGGCGGGCCTGCCCGTCGCCGCCCAGGTGTTCGCGGCCACCTCCGGCGGGACGGCCTCGTTCGACCAGGTGGTCGAGGAAGGCACCCGGGTGGTGCGCGGGGACGTGCTCGCCGTGGTCGCCGGCCCCACCCGGTCGCTGCTGACGGCCGAGCGTACGGCCCTGAACCTGCTGTGCCGCATGTCCGGGGTGGCGACCCACACCCGCAGGTGGGCCGACGAGCTCGCCGGCACCAAGGCGACCGTGCTCGACACCCGCAAGACCACGCCCGGCCTGCGCGCCCTCGAGAAGTACGCGGTCCGCGTCGGCGGCGGCACGAACAAGCGCATGGGCCTGTACGACGTCGCGATGATCAAGGACAACCACAAGCTGGCCGCGGGCAGCATAACGGCCGCGTACAGGCTGGTCCGCGAGCGCTTCCCGGACGTGCCCGTGCAGGTCGAGGTGACCACGCCGGCCGAGGCTCAGGAGGCGGTCGAGGCGGGCGCGGACTTCCTGCTGTGCGACAACATGCCGCCGGAGCTGCTGCGCTCGGTCGTGGAGAAGGTGGGCGACCGCGCGGAGCTGGAGGCCACGGGCAACCTCACCCTCGACACGGCCGCCGCGTACGCCGCGACAGGCGTGGACTACCTGTCGGTGGGCGGCCTGACCCACTCCTCGCCGATCCTCGACATCGCAATGGACCTGCGCGTGAGCTGACGCCTTCCCGGCCGAGGCGTCGTGCGGGCGCGCCTCCCTCCTGGCAGCCGCGGCCCAGGCAGCCGCGTCCGTCGCCGTCCTCGCCCGCCCTACCGCCCGTCCTTGGCCGGGCCGGGCCGTCCTGGGCCGGGCCGTCCTCGGACGGGTCGTCGTGGGCGGGTGCCGTCCTCGCCCGGGCGTCCTGGGCGGATGCTGTCCTCGGCCGGGTCGTCCTGTGCGGCGTGCCGGCTCGCGACGGTGCTTCGCGGGCCGGGGACGCCGCCGACCTGGCCGGCGGCGTCATCGCGCTACGCGCGGCCGGGCGCGCCGGCGCGTGCCCACCGGGCTGGGCCCGCGTTGGGTGTCCGCCCCGGGCTGGGCCGCGTTGGGCGTCCGCCCAGGCCTGGGCCCGCGTTGGGCCTCCGCCCGGACTGGGCTTCGTGGGGCGTCCGCCGTGGGCTGGGTTGCGTTACGCCTTCACCGAGTCGAGCTGCGTCGTGCGACTCCGTCCGGGTGGGTTGCGTCGCGTGCCTCTGCCCGGGATGGGCTGCACGGTGCGGCCTTTTCCCGCCGGCGGGGCCCCAGCGCTCGCCTCTGTGCCGGTCGGCGGCGGTGTTGCGGTTGCTGACGCCAACGGCCGTACCCTCGGCGGTTAAGGTTTTGATCGTGCTTCTGTGCATCGACATCGGCAATACGAACACCGTTCTGGCGACCTTCGACGGCGACAAGATCGTGCACAGCTGGCGGATCAAGACCGATGCCCGGTCGACCGCCGACGAGCTGGGCCTGATGTTCCGTGGCCTGCTCGCGGGTGACGCCGTCGAGATCACCGGGGTGGCCGCGTGCTCCACAGTGCCGGCCGCGCTGCGCTCGCTGCGCACGATGCTGGCGCGCTACTACGGGGATCTGCCCAACGTCATCGTGGAACCGGGCGTGAAGACCGGGGTGCAGCTCGCGATCGACAATCCGAAGGAGGTCGGCGCCGACCGCGTGGTGAACACGCTGGCCGCGCACGCCCTGTACGGCGGCCCGTCGATCGTCGTGGACTTCGGGACGACCACCAACTTCGACGTGATCAGCGCCCGGGGTGAATTCCTCGGCGGGGCGTTCGCGCCCGGAATCGAGATCTCGTTCGACGCGCTCGCCGCCCGGGCCGCGCAGTTGCGCAAGGTGGAACCGGCCAAGCCGCGCTCGGTCATCGGCAAGAACACGGTCGAATGCCTGCAGTCCGGTCTCTATTACGGCGTCGCCGGTCAGGTCGACCGCATCGTCGAGCTGATGGCCGCCGAGCTGGGTTCCCCCGTCCGGTCGGTCATCGCGACCGGCGGTCTCGCCTGGCTGGTCAAGGATGAATGCCACACCATCACCGCGCACGAGCCGATGATCACGCTGATCGGGCTCCGCATGGTGTATGAGCGGAATGTGGCTTGATGCCCGACTGGCGCGGTGCGGTCTCGCGTACCGTTGTTCCGTAATTGGGAATGCCCGGACGGCGGCGGCGCGCCTGTCGTTTGTGACGCACAGCGACGCGCTCGATATAGATCTCTATCGGCGTATCTCCACCCGGTGTTATTTCGACCGGGCGGCCCAACCGCGTCCGGCGCCGGTGTTTTGCGCCGGCGCCGGGACCGATTTCCTACCCTCGCAGCAACCGCCGGATCACTCCAGGTCACCTGGTTCGATGGGCGTCGAGAGGGCCGCCGGGCGGAAGTGACAATCCGTCACCGGCTTTCGTTCGGGGCGGCCGTGGGCCGGCGAAAAGCTGGACCTTTCCGGGCGCCGGCGGCCGTGGCCGGTGCGAAACCTGGCCGGTCGGGCCGTCGTTTCCCCGGCCGGCCCAACGAATCCGGCCACGCCGCGGGCCTTTTGGAATCGCTCGGCGATGTCCGGTGTTCGCCCGGCGGGGCATTCGCGAAACGGCGCGGTTGTCCTTCGGGGCGCGGATATCGGGCCCGCATTGACGCAACGCGCGGGCATAGCGTTATTGTTCTCGGCAGAGGATTGCCTGACGAGAGAACCTGTGTTCGGGAGGATAACGGCCCGTGGCCAAGCAGATCATTCACAAGCTGGTCGACGACCTCGACGGCGGTGACGCCGACGAGACCGTCAAGTTCGCCCTCGACGGCATTCAGTATGAGATCGACCTGTCCGACAAGAACGCGGCGAAATTGCGCGACGTCTTCGCGCCGTACGTCGCCGCCGGGTCGAAGGTCGCCCGCGGCGGGGTGGTCGTGGGAGGCCGGGCGGCCCGCGGACGCGGCGGTGCCACCGCCGACCGCGAGCAGAACAAGGCCATCCGCGAGTGGGCGAAGAAGAACGGCAAGGAGATCTCCGACCGGGGCCGCATCCCGCAGGAGATCGTCGACGAGTTCCACGCCAAGGGTCCCGGCCGCTGAGCCGCACCCACCGCTCTCCACAGGGTCCGCTGCGCTCCGGCGCGGCGGACCCTGCTGCTTTCCGCTCGTCCTGCGCTCGGCTTGCGTAAGTTATCCACAGCGGTGGACGACGTTGTCCACAGGCTGTGGACGGCGTCGGGCAGGCCGGTGACGGTGCCGACGATTTCGCTGTGCGCGTACTCCCCAGGGGTGGGGAACAGCCCCTGAGCGTGCGAAGTTGGGGAAATCATCGGCGCAGGACCTCCCGAGAGGGCTCGAGGGCCCAGCAGAGTCCTCCGGCGGCGATAGAGTTACAGCACGGGTATCACCGATGCCCGTGCGCTGGCCCCGCCAGCTGTTGAGACAGGCTCAGCATTGGCGCACGGCACGTGAGGAGCACGAGGGCATGTTCGAGCGGTTCACCGACCGAGCGCGACGGGTTGTCGTCCTGGCCCAAGA carries:
- a CDS encoding septum formation family protein encodes the protein MGEFGRRRRWGLAAALSLVLLAAGCGNPGGVDGNLTNGWAAIGVPTGFTPAAGTCHLANFSTFGPRASYEEVDCDIKHRTETVYVGTYPSPASAAPTPPADDSAGARAAYAVCDQKTSAYVGGPWRVARLWVGVTQPTRAAWAGGARWFRCEVVESSSVEDDGGLVQRLGSLRNALKERGSSLLLTCYAVQLDAQGKIDTMPAAPCTSRHNAEFVGVWNAGKRAYPKTDEQWNDFHDGCRRLIASYVGVPDDADLQYRAGVISLPAGDDVWALGERGVRCYLWVDTATLTSSLRGKGKKALPVQYQ
- a CDS encoding type III pantothenate kinase → MLLCIDIGNTNTVLATFDGDKIVHSWRIKTDARSTADELGLMFRGLLAGDAVEITGVAACSTVPAALRSLRTMLARYYGDLPNVIVEPGVKTGVQLAIDNPKEVGADRVVNTLAAHALYGGPSIVVDFGTTTNFDVISARGEFLGGAFAPGIEISFDALAARAAQLRKVEPAKPRSVIGKNTVECLQSGLYYGVAGQVDRIVELMAAELGSPVRSVIATGGLAWLVKDECHTITAHEPMITLIGLRMVYERNVA
- a CDS encoding histone-like nucleoid-structuring protein Lsr2, with the translated sequence MAKQIIHKLVDDLDGGDADETVKFALDGIQYEIDLSDKNAAKLRDVFAPYVAAGSKVARGGVVVGGRAARGRGGATADREQNKAIREWAKKNGKEISDRGRIPQEIVDEFHAKGPGR
- the nadC gene encoding carboxylating nicotinate-nucleotide diphosphorylase, giving the protein MIEGLDLAEVERVVYTALAEDLGDPPRDVTSEATIPAAQVDTAELVARAPGVVAGLPVAAQVFAATSGGTASFDQVVEEGTRVVRGDVLAVVAGPTRSLLTAERTALNLLCRMSGVATHTRRWADELAGTKATVLDTRKTTPGLRALEKYAVRVGGGTNKRMGLYDVAMIKDNHKLAAGSITAAYRLVRERFPDVPVQVEVTTPAEAQEAVEAGADFLLCDNMPPELLRSVVEKVGDRAELEATGNLTLDTAAAYAATGVDYLSVGGLTHSSPILDIAMDLRVS
- a CDS encoding L-aspartate oxidase, coding for MSHLADLPALPRRLAAPEPGWTESTDVLVVGSGVAGLTAALHLREQGLHVTVVTKVNIDDGSTRWAQGGIAAVLDPLDSPEAHAFDTEIAGVGLCDPAAVRVLVEEGPARIRELMRIGAEFDRNDDGSLMLTREGGHRADRIVHAGGDATGAEVQRALHAAVRRDPWIRLVEHALVLDLLRTPDGRACGLTLHVLGEGSEDGVGAILARAVVLATGGMGQVFASTTNPAVSTGDGVALALRAGATVTDVEFVQFHPTSFVTASVTSVQRPLISEALRGEGAHLVDESGKRFMVGQHELAELAPRDVVAKGIHRVLRATGADHVYLDARHLGREFLEKRFPTIVASTRGAGVDPATDLIPVAPAAHYASGGVRTDLRGRTSIRGLYACGEVACTGVHGANRLASNSLLEGLVFARRIADDIARDLPPQADPAPATGEAGWVTVPEIRGELQRSMTRGAGVLRSADSLTATAKELSRLGQQHGRPHNAAWEATNLLTVATALVASAYERRETRGCHWREDYPNAADEWRGHLLDSIDAKGTLTQTFEEMA